The Salvia miltiorrhiza cultivar Shanhuang (shh) chromosome 2, IMPLAD_Smil_shh, whole genome shotgun sequence DNA window ATTCCTATTTATATACAAATACAATTAGTAGTTTAATCAACACTAACATGAGTTCTTGCATGCATCAAATATTTGAATTCGACGTATGATTAAATTTCATTTGCTGGGATTTAATGTGAGTCCATTTGTACGGCAATACGAACTTTTGACTTTGGCGTGCAATCAATTCAAACTTGTTAATAAGTTTTCTTCAGAATTAATTAAGTCATTCAAACGTGGAAATTACATAAAAGGAAACAAGTtaagattaaaataaagaaaaaaaaactacaacCTACTTATGACTTTTTGTTGCGAACCTAGAtttattagagcatccacacctaagacacacccctctccaatgcattgtgtcttaggtgggtgcttagatccccatttccacaaaattcatatttctacatttttatttttaaaattcaaatttcattaaaattaaaattctacattacaataatttaaataaaattaaaaacataattaaaatggagcaaaccccatcattGGAACCCTCGATCCGCCTTGTTGCTCCATGTATTCATCGAATTCACGATCCATCTTTGGaaatgtagaagagagaattttttttgggagagaattgtagttgaagGTGTTGGTGAATTTGAAAGAATGGAAGGAAGAGTAGTATTTATAGaaggggaaaaaagaaaaaaaaaataaaaaatcaaaataaccGTTGAAAATTTGCAAcggtcgttttttttttttttttttaaaagaaaatttggaAACGGTCGAATTTTGCCAAAATAGCCGATTtttggatatttttttttttaaaattaggcGCGTCCGCAGGACGCGCCATCTCATCTCCTCTCTCGCCTCGTGCCGTAGCCTCGACCCCGCCTCGCATCTGGGCGCCCCTCCAGCGCGCGGCCGCCTCCTTCGCCCCGGGTCGACACCGCCCTCGACATGGCCGCTGTGAATGCTCTTAACCTCTTGTTTGACTTATAGCCAAGTAGTGGTTAGCAAAATTATGATTTTGTACAGAAAATCCTACGTTTTGTGTATGTTATAAAAGTTTGTAGCTAGGTAGTGACaaaatatatcaataataaGCATATGAATAATTCAAAACAATACTGTTTGTGTATATGAACATTAATTTTTCTCTCTTAAGTCGAAATTCCTTAGCAGAAGTCCAGCAATATAGTAATGCTTTGCATTTATATATGGTGGAGGTTAGGAGATTGGATTGGGCCATTTGGTTAATAATCATGACCGACAGGCTTAATAAGGCCATCCACTATGGTGGGGTAGTAATTTATGTGGAAGGAGTAGCACCATAGTGGAGTAAAATTTTTTGGGTAGCAAGAATTTTGGGGTAGCAAAATTGCTACCCGGTAGCAAACTGAATTCGTGGGACCCAAATGCTTCCCCTACCCCACTTTTTCATTTCCTATGTTTCATTTTTCaatttctctttcctttcctatttgtttcatttattttgttttttcttctttgcaCTTTTCGTTTGGTATTTAAATTTTCATGTTGTGTGTAtttaaatttgtgtttttaattttagttatgtgttgtaagaaattaattttcaataaaatacgcgtttgaattttaatttttgttagcataattgtagtaattttaaaattttatgttatcatttaaataaaataatttattcgtataattatattaattttaaaattaatttattcatataattatattaattttattaaaacaaaatataatacaaaattaaatacacAAATATATTGAGGTTtggtaaaataataataatagtgggGTCCATGAATAGTTAAAGTGAGGTAGTGCTATAGTGGAGAAAATATGGGGTAGTTGAAAAAGGAGGTAGTAGATGAGGTGGCACACATGTGGCATCCACTATGGGTAGCACTATAGTGGATGCCCTAAGGGCGCGTTTGGTTTTGGTTATAACACCAtattaactactccctccgtccacgaaaaagtgccccatttgggtgctggcacgggttttaagaaagctgaaaaaggtggtgtaaaggtggtgtaaaagactaaaagggtagtgttaatgtattgtggttacttttactaatcttgcactaactatttggcattattttattaggtgaattaaatgaaagcatttaaatgagaaaacattaaacaaaagtgccgattcaataaataaatgaacttgaaattcagaaaataaataaataaataaatacataaaaaaatggaaaataaataaattggaaataaaattttcagaaaataaataaattgaaaattcgaaaataaataaataaataaactgaaaattgagaaaataaataaataaactggaaataaataaataaataagtaaataaactggaaaataaataaactgaaaattcaaaaattaataaataactaaacttgaaattcagaaaataaataaataaaatggaaataaataaataaactggaaataaattaactgaaaattcagaaaaaaaaataaataaataaactggaaaataaataaactgaaaattcgaaaataaataaataaataaactgaaaattcaaaaataaataaacttgaaattcagaaaataaataaataaataaataaactggaaataaataaacttgaaattcagaaaataaataaataaataaactgaaaattcaaaaataaataaataaataaactggaaataaataaacttgaaattcagaaaatgaataaataaataaactgaaaattcagaaaataaataaataaataaactggaaataaataaataaataagtaaataaactggaaataaataaactgaaaattcaaaaataaataaataaataaacttgaaattcagaaaataaataaataaataaactgaaaattcagaaaataaatatataaataaaatggaaaataaataaactggaaataaataaataaataaataaactaaaaattcagaaaataaataaataaactggaaataaataaataaacttgaaattcagaaaataaataaataaataaactgaaaattaagaaaataaataaataaactgaaaattaagaaaataaataaataaatgggattgattaggcgtgggggagttggttttgtagttttaattagtgagttaattgtgtggattaattgcatagattaaataaaagtgtggatttattaatggcataagttgtaaataaattgaaaagtaaagggtatgaatgtacaaaaaggtaaacagggcactttttcgtggacaaaaaaaaaggggtaagtagggcactttttcgtggacagagggagtaatttattCCAGGTTAGTCTTATGTTTGGTTTCCTCTGCGAGCACCGCGGACGGCCCGGCGCAATGTCAAGGCCCGGACGAAATTTGGCGGATTACTCAAGATTACTAATATCGCCTCCACCCTCCGATTATTCCATAATACAGATGCTAGAGAAATGATTTATCTTTTCTACCCTTCGCACGAAATTCGAAGCTCATTCAAAAAAAGACATTCTTCCTCATTTCTTTCTCCTTCATCGCGATTCTGAagcaaaaatcaaaacaaatccATAGCAGCAACTGGAACGGTAAAGAACCACATCGTTCGAATCTTCAACCGAAATTGGTATTCAGTTTTTATGTGGATTTATGGCTTCGATTGGTATATCATTTGTTGTCGTTCTTTTGAGAGTTGCAGATGATGTGGTTGAGAGAAGGGTAGGCggatattttcaaaaattggtgatgatgtcGTTCTTCAACCGAAATTGGTATTCACTTTTTATTTGAGAGTTGCAGATGATGTGGTTGAGAGAAGGGTATGCggatattttcaaaaattacagAGGGACAAATGTGTCCTTCTTTATGTTAATCTAACCTATATTAGTGGATACCAAACTAAATAAAGGCGTGACTAACTATAATATCAAACACCAATCAGTATTATTAATCACGCTTTATCTACATTATGTAATCATTAGCTAAACTATACTGCCTAATCCTTTAACCAAAACCAAACTCGCCCTAAGGTTGATAACAACGATACGGGATTATTCTGACTGAGAAATGTTGGAGACCTCGCCATGACATGAGGCTGGGTCAAACCCGCGCTGCTTCATTTGATTATTATgcgtaaatgatatttttattagttattAATAATAAACGAcacttttattaataataaatgaaattgtatttttcttaataacaattgatatttttttcaaatgcaaatgataattcataaataatattttttttaataaaaacaaatgatactttgtactataaaaataaatgacatTACAAGTAATACTAGTAACTACAAATTAGAAGTAATAAAACAAAAGATAACTTCCATAATTAAAAAGAAGGAATCCCTTAATTATTGGAAGAAAATAGTTACAAAATATCACAATTACTCTAATAGCCtcacaaattaaatatgaaaaaaataaatagaataaatTAGTACATTAATGGATATGATGGTATAACGAAGAAATTCTCCATTCCCAAATGGCAGTCACCTTGAATCAAGTATCTTTCCTGATCTGGATCTAGTAAGCCAAGCCAAGAGTGTGGAATTTAGTAAATACCAAGCAACCATGATTCCATCCAAGTCTAGGACTTAGATAGTTTCAGGTTGATCAATTATGCCCAATTTTCAACTCAGCTCTATAAGGGTCTTTACACTGACCACATCAATAAGGCCAATGGTGCAGCTACTATCTCTGAACCTTCCCAATTGAGTGCAAATACACTGAGATCGAAACAACGCTGCCAAAAGAATAACTTTGATGGTAAGACTATATATAGCTCATTACAAATTATATGGTATCTGCCTCAATATTTGATTTGTTAAAAAGTACTCACGTCGAACCAAGAAAGAAGGCAAGGGATAGATGAAATCCAAACAGGAAGACAGACACCACTGCTGTCAACAACATTGCAACTGATGTAGAATATACCTGCAAAAAACCATGAAAATTGCGCCTTTTTTCCCCCAAAAAATTGATAACAGGAGGTAGTAAGAGTATTTCCTTGATTGGCCACAAACACATAAATAAGCTGAAGGACTCAGGGTAAAAACACACCAATCTTAAACGCCATCAATCTTGATTGTGGCTTCAGTACCCATGAACGAGACATGCCATGGGGTGTACTTTGATTTATATCAGGAACAAATAAGCATCTTTCTTCAGAGACACCACCAGTTCTGAAGGGTATATAATAACCGTACTATATTTCACTAAAATGTCTTCCTCAGATATATGCAGACCATCACAGTTGGACAATTTTCCCATGATCAAAACATATATTGAACCAACTTTAAGTCTCCACTCACTTGTTCAAGAACCTTATTTGTATCTGTGCCTATCTCACACTAATcacataattttctttttctaccTCTTTAATACTAGCCAACTTAGCATTTCAATGCACAGCTCCAAAGTATTCAATAATGAACGGAGTATAATCTAATAACTGATTCATGTTTCAAAGTAACCTCTTTACCTTCACTATGTTGTCGGCATATTTCATGACCATTGATACAGCAATGCCACTGCATTAACATCAAGAGTAACACAAAACGTTGGAGCAATTATACTATTAATAAGAATGGTATGGATGAACATGTTTAACAGCAGAAAAGTAGATGTAAAAGTATGTCAACAGGAGAAACAATGATTTTCTCAAATATCCCAGCTGTACGCTACTATTTTCTTTTGATGTCCACAAATAATGTCTTGCTACCTACAACAAATAACTTATCCTATAGCCTCTCAAGTATAAGCAATGACATGCCAATATACGCTAGGTCCAGCTCCTATTTTTTAGGGTGGGAAGTAAaaattctattttaaaattttaactttCAGTTAAAGCTTCCTGCCAATCTAAAATAGGACAAGCACAGCATGCACCACATTGGTGGAGCACAGAACTAcaaatcatccaaaatcatcAAGAATCCTTGTTTGGGGCAGAACCAGCACAATCAGCATGCATCGACTTAAACTCATATTCATCTTAAATTTATTATCTTGATCAAATTCATATTCATAGTAATAGATTCCCAGAAATAAGTACCTAAGAGCATGGTTCAGAATCATGAGAACAGTAATGAATGAATATCCATGAAAGAATCCCCtgcaaagaagaaaagaaaaagcaaaCTTCTTAAGGATGCCAAAACTGCAGTCAAAAGACCCACCTAATAATCTAGATCAAGGATGTTACTAGAATATAGAACTATATATGGTTCAATTTGAATGAAAGCCTTGTGGTGCAAGATTCAAAAAGAGACTGTACCATCAACAGAGTTCCATCCATCCTTCCAGATCCAGAGTAATTTCATTGGTTATCGAACAGGGGAGTActtaaaaattttgaattgcTGATTTATGTCGAAGAGGTAAACAAATTAAGGGGTAGTTCAACTTACTTGTTCGTAACAGCATCAAAATCTTGAACGACTATTGCGATGACATTGAAAATCATCCCAAATACATACAGCCAGAAGTTCTGAACATTAATGTTCCTTGAAGGTCGTTTTTTAATTATAGCCtagaaaacaaaaacaattatCAAACAAGTCCCAACATATTTCATGACTGTTTTCTTAATAATAAGGAAAGCACAATCAACAATATTGAGATGGGATCTTTTGATGAGAAACAAGGAGATTTATGAAGAAAAAGATGAATTAAGACTTTAAGTCATTACAAAGGGATTAATAAATTCATAAAGGCGATGCCATCTTAAGTAAGGATACAACTCCAATCTCTGGCAACATCTAAAACAATATAAAGGCCTTGAATTCTTTGTGACTTGGGTTGATAATGTCAATGGTTTATCATCAGAAGtagaaaacacacacacacacacacaaagatacatacaaacaaacaaacaaacttaACCACATGAAGAGTTTCTAGGCTGCAGAATGGGTGACGTACTAAATGATTCTATTTTACTTAAAGAATAGAAAAGGACTGATGTAGAGAAAGAAGAGATGTACTACCGATTTACCTCAGTGTAAACTCCAGCAAAACCACTAAGAAGAGCCATGACCTGAAATGATCAACCAAGAGTCAATGAAGCTGGACACTGgaaaactaataaaataatttacagCCGCTGTTGGACTAAAAGAGGACATTCTTGCTTGGATACAATGTACTGAGACACTAACTAGCCTATAACttcctctctctttctataATCAGCAACTGAATTTAATAAGTGAAATGACTGAAACATTAAATTATCAtgaattttctatttatattttaattcttccTGCTAATGCTATCTCAGACAGTATTAACGTAGTGgacataatttttaaatgtaGGAGATTTGAGTTTCAACTTACAATTGCCATCATCCAACCCTGCAAAGGCGTCTGCAACACTTTATCTGAACTGAGTAAGAAGgattaaaaagaaaaggtgAGGATGCCGTAAAGACATTGACAATGTAATAAATAAGGTCAGGGTTCCAAGATAAAGCAGAAAGAGAAAGCTGGAAAGAAAACTAATAGATATGTGTGTATCTCAGCCTACATCAAATATGACAAACATTCTAAGATATGCTTAAATACAAGGAGTCCTCAAGGACATATATACAGCCAATCCATTGACTAAGAGATGCTGAGGCTAGCAAAGATTATTAGCTCTCTCTCACACATGACATTCATTCTTAATTACATTTTAAGCTACGTAAAAAGGCAACAAAAATTGGTACTAGACCATGTAGCACAATGAAAAGAGTCGAGCCAAAACCCTCACATCCTTACTTGGAGTTAAGTTGTGCTGTTGTGCACCCTGCACAAAGTAGAGCGAAAGCTGCCCACTGAATCTCGTTCAACCTGAAAGGTGTTCTTCTTTAGTTTCACATATATTATGTTGGTTTGAATATTGAACAGTCATAACAGGAAACATAATCGCAATTTTAGTGTATGATTACATCTAAAAGATCTTCAAAAATTTAAGATAAAGGCCTCTCTCAGGAGCTGATGTCAAGTACAGAATTTCGAACTTGGAAATAAACTCAATAAAAGTAGGGTTCCAGGAATAACTTACTTTCTCTTGAGAATTATGCGGTATAGCACACCGGTGCTGATGATGTTAAAGTTCTTTAATATCTGGTAACCTGGAGCATCTACGTATGCAAAGATGTAATACTGCCAAAACAGAGAACTTCAGGAAACAGCATGCCACAGAAAGGAATTCATTGTGACTTTTTAAGTGATGAGACCCTACCTGAAGTAGATTCTTGACGAGATAGAGAGCTGCAGGGATGGGGTATACACTAACTTCATCCCATGTTGTACTCAACCTGGAGGAGGATTGAAACAGGGAAGAACAATTTGAATTAAGTAAAAGGAAACAGGAACTACTGAGGTTcaaaaaacttaaaaatcaaatttagcTATTCCAAAAGATGCCACCCCAAGCATGCAATCGTCTCAGGATGGTAAACTTATGGCCCCAAAAACTTTTGGCAGGttataatgcaatttaaattcatGAACATCTACTAGAATCTAGCAAAGATATAGAGCCTCTTCACAGGATTCAGACTGGGGACTTTTAGATATGTGGTTAATCAGATCGTACATCTAGAACTCTTTACTCAGTTGTGTGTACTATAAATAAATCGTTCCCTCAATACCTTTTTAAGTCATAGATGAAGAAACTGTGTGCATAAGCCCATGAGTCTTACTGTTCTGTCATTTAGTGGAAAAATGAATAGCAAAGGGAGAAAACCTGTTATCATCAGTAACACCTTCATTCCTCCAGATTCTCGCTAATGCAGCAAGTGATAGTGCACACTTCAAAGTCTCTACCTAATCATAAACAATGAATTTCAGAACATTCTTCAAGAGATGCAGTCCCTTCGCAAAAACAtttgaaatgaaaagaaaatagctaaaaaataatataatgatTAACCCAAGAGGAAACATTATACACTCACCAAAAAATTAGCAGTTGTAACACTGTACTCATACTTGCCAGCCCTCTTTGACCAGACGATAAGAATTGCTTGTGAACTTGTAAGAACTGTCAATGCTAGTGTCACCGCAGACCTGTTATTTATGATTAATCAAGCAGAATGGACTGTGAAGGTTTCCCCAAGTAGTTGTCGATACTCGCAAGATGTATAAGGGAATTTAAGACATCCATACTTGCGCTTCCACTTAGTATGGTCCGCAGAGCCACCTACTAAAGCAACCAAATTACTAGGAGGGCCTGCAATTCGACAAAAGAATATGAGGTGCAGATGGCAAGCCTGGTAGAGTGAAAGGATATGAAGGTGTACGGCACCTGAATGGGATTTCCCTCTTAAGCTCTCAAGATCATCATGAACTGAATCCTCATCTTTATCCTAAAGGATTCATCGCACAACAGTAGAGAgtgaaaaatagataaaattcaTTCTCGAGGCAGATTCCGGATGTGATTAAACTATAATAACAGAATCTCAATAATTCAGTGTGAGCTGATCTCTGAACTAGTAAAGAGAAACAGCGGCGAACGCACAAATGTATGTGTAATAGTAGAAGAGAAGCTCAAACAAATAAGAGTAGgcaaaaacaaaaattgaaagcAGTATATAGAAATGTTACATATAGGCAGCTGGAGCAGATAAAATAACAATGGGTGCAGGGAAACTAAAAACTAAAGGAAGAGTGATCCAGAACAAAATAGAGAGACTTGCGATGGCTTAATGAAATCCGAAATTGGCGGATAGAAAGCAGATTCAGAGAAGCAAATTGAGTAGAAAAGGAGGAGAACCTGATCCTTAATTCTTCTGTACTCCattcacactctctctctctaccaacAATCGTCCTCCGTCGCCACCGCCACTACTactaccaccaccaccacccaaATGCAGTAGAATAAGATTTGGGGAGTAAGAACTAGAAAAAGAAACAGAATGGAGTGGAGTGAGGTGAAGAAGAACCGCGACGAGAACTGAAGATGAGAAAGAATAAgcgtttttatttgatttttatgctgtacttgttttttttttttcaatgatgGTGCTATAAAATTACTATAAATTTTATACtgctaatttattttattttaataaattaattaattttgcactaatttaattattttatttttcagatATTCAATTATATGTTTTATGAATCAATTCTAAAATATCACTCAAAATATGTGCCACATTTTATTAATTGGGCTACTGTTGGGTTGATTGTGATTCTTGTGAGTACTTGTTTGATTTAAATACAACAAGTTGGACCGAGAATCTTAGgctatattattatataatgaacttttattttaaaattaaaaattttaaatgatatttacccataAGATAGAGCTCACTATTTTAAGTTCATAACCACTTCTAAGAGCATAAGCAATGAGGGTGACCTGATAGCTGACCTAATAGAGGGGAGGACCATATTGGGTCAGTGAGGCTGCAGTGGGATGACATGATAGTTGACAtgatctttttaattttgattattgtatttttcatttaattttaattgcagaaatttaaataacacaattgacttcaaattaaacttcattaattttaaatatcctaaagattacattaaaaaaaatttaaagacataatttaaaattacttaattaaaaatttaaaacataaaatccTAAAGATCTCCAGCTTCTCTCACCCTAGCGATGATCTTCGCGCAAAGCTGCTTGTGGAGGGCGAGGGTTTCCGAATTCATGTCGTCGGTCTTCATGAATAAAATCTGGTCGCCATGCATCTTCTTCTTGAGTTCGTTCGACTTGGCGACCTTGGCCATCATTTGTTTGATGTTCTCGTCCGACCTGTCCATCCTGATCCTCTCCACGTATACGGGAGGAGGCCTTAAGCTTTGCGACGCCTTTCCTTTCCCCTTCGCTGCTCTCGCTGCCGCCTTCCTGCCTTGTTTTCAATTGGCCGGAAAGACgtgatctcctcgcccgacgccgaggtagTGAAGTCGCCTGTCTCCGACATCTtcgtcctcttggaggaatggaCGTCGCCCTCAAATTACATGGACTTGAACCTTCAGTTGATTCGGAGCATCCTCCATGCATTCCAGTAGTTGAAGGGGCCGTTACTTGGGCTCCTTGCTTGGAATATGACTTGGGCCTTTTATTGGAGCATGTCGTCGGAATGGCCGGAAGACCACTTCGCGCAAACCTCCATCTAAACATTCTCCCACAACTTCACATCCTGGGCCACTCAGGCAAAGTGTCCCTTTATTTGGCGGGGCTTCAAGGTGAGGCCGAGGAGGGCGTTCACCGGCTTTAGAATCCGGCCTCAGTAGGCTTCGCCTTTTTGATCGACACCCCGGATGGCGTCGttcgtctcctccgcccaaatacGGACAATAAGGTTCGTCTCCTCGAGGGTGTATGTGTGTCGAATGGCCCTTCCCTCCTCCGGCTCTCTTGTCGGCGCCTTCTCCTTGAAGGCCAAAGCCTTCCACCGCTCTCCTTTCTTAGGCTTCGACGCACTGTGAGTGGTCGGTGGCTCCTCGTCGCCTCTTAAACTAGGttcctcctccaagttgatacTCGCCAAATTGGGACGATAATCATCTCCGTCGGAAAAGGTCGGGAACCCAATTTGAGTCGTACCAATTGAAATTGTatggatccattttttttttttttggagagaaattgagagaggAGGTAGATGAGTATGGAAGAgaggtgaagaagaagaagaagaagataggcAAATTTATAGAagagaaaaaagggaaaaaaaaaaatcaaacggtTAAATGACTGTGAATCAAACAAAATCAGCAACGGTCAAATGGCAATTTTCCAATTAAtacaaatttgattttatttattttttatttttttaaaaaattggcgCGTGTAAAACAAGCGCCTGCCACTTTCCTCTATCGGGGCTGCCCTGTTCTATTGGAACCCCATCGAGTCACCGTCGCTTGCAGTGGGCGACCCAATAGGCGAGGTGACTCGAGACCCCCTATCGGGCGACCGCTGTGAATGCTCTAAGTTACATAAATTATTTGGTGAAGATTGGTGGACTTAGCAATTCATGTCATACCACAGTTCATATAATATGTTTTTTTCAGGGAATTTATGGTTTATATCGTTATATGCTAGTTATTTGGCAGACGAAGAAGGTAAATATGGGAATGactaataattttgaaaaataaaatggatAGTAAACAGTAGTATTATGTGGGAATAATTGCACGTAAATATACTAATTTTGGCGAGAATTTATTTGTAAcacaaatttagaaaaaatcaaTAAGATACACGAATTTTAGTTGTCGCTTAAATTTGACTTCGTTGAATgctaaaatattcaaaattgtCCCCTCTTTCAAGACAAATTGCACAAAAGTCCACTTTTAAATTTATGTGTACAAAAAAAATCCATTTTCAaatttgtgtgtaaagttttaataaattaccTTGGTGAGCATGTTTTCTATAATTATAAAACTCACGCTCTCGTCAAAAACGGTATCAGAGCGGATTTTTATTGAGGATTTATAAAATGTTTAATGTATTATGTAATTAATCCTATGTGAGAGAAGACTCCAAAGAAATTATGGTTCCGGATAACTGTTCGAGATGCAATGCATACAAGATTATTCTTTATAGGATAGAGGAATTTCAGATGGTGCGAATGATGCTTTGAAGGATATATTGgtcgagaagaagatgaagaaaatatTCGTGAAATTATCATGAGTATTGAATACTATCAAACCCATATTCTAG harbors:
- the LOC131011040 gene encoding CMP-sialic acid transporter 4-like isoform X1; translated protein: MEYRRIKDQDKDEDSVHDDLESLRGKSHSGPPSNLVALVGGSADHTKWKRKSAVTLALTVLTSSQAILIVWSKRAGKYEYSVTTANFLVETLKCALSLAALARIWRNEGVTDDNRLSTTWDEVSVYPIPAALYLVKNLLQYYIFAYVDAPGYQILKNFNIISTGVLYRIILKRKLNEIQWAAFALLCAGCTTAQLNSNSDKVLQTPLQGWMMAIVMALLSGFAGVYTEAIIKKRPSRNINVQNFWLYVFGMIFNVIAIVVQDFDAVTNKGFFHGYSFITVLMILNHALSGIAVSMVMKYADNIVKVYSTSVAMLLTAVVSVFLFGFHLSLAFFLGSTVVSISVYLHSIGKVQR
- the LOC131011040 gene encoding CMP-sialic acid transporter 4-like isoform X2, with translation MEYRRIKDQDKDEDSVHDDLESLRGKSHSGGSADHTKWKRKSAVTLALTVLTSSQAILIVWSKRAGKYEYSVTTANFLVETLKCALSLAALARIWRNEGVTDDNRLSTTWDEVSVYPIPAALYLVKNLLQYYIFAYVDAPGYQILKNFNIISTGVLYRIILKRKLNEIQWAAFALLCAGCTTAQLNSNSDKVLQTPLQGWMMAIVMALLSGFAGVYTEAIIKKRPSRNINVQNFWLYVFGMIFNVIAIVVQDFDAVTNKGFFHGYSFITVLMILNHALSGIAVSMVMKYADNIVKVYSTSVAMLLTAVVSVFLFGFHLSLAFFLGSTVVSISVYLHSIGKVQR